From Corvus hawaiiensis isolate bCorHaw1 chromosome 11, bCorHaw1.pri.cur, whole genome shotgun sequence:
CATCCGGAGGCTGTGGGCTGACAATGGGGTCCAGGCTTGTTTCAACCGCTCCCGGGAGTACCAGCTGAACGACTCTGCTGCCTAGTGAGTAccccctcctctgccccagctcAGCTGAGCCCTGTGAGCCACGGTGCTCTTATCAAGCAGCAGAAAACCcccccaggggctgctgttCACCATCACCAGGCTTAGGGGCTGGTGCTGCCACTTCCCGCATGGTGCTGAGGCTGAGCCGGAGCGGAACTGGGAAGGCGGATGTTTCGAAAGCTGTTTCCTTCTCTGGCAGGGTGCTGTGTACCCTGGGagggggggcactgggacatCCCCCTCCTTCCACTGCCCTGTCCCCACTGCCCTTCTCCAGGAGATGCTCTCCACTGGCTCCCCACTCATGAGCATAGCCAGGGTCCTGCCCATCCTCATCACCCTTTATGGGCCATCGAGGCAAGAAAAATTCCCAAGGAAAGCCTTGGGGACACTTAGGTCTGAAGAGGATGAGTAGGATGCTcaagaagcttttctttttctttttaactgtttCTATACAGAAAGATTTGGCATTACGCTCGTGCATTACCCAGCAAATTGGTGTCTAAGTAGATAAATTGCTGCATCTGGTTGGGTTTATCCTTGAAgagattaataaataaattaatctgcCTAATGTACCATTGCTGGAGAGGGTGACACAGCTGAGTCTGTGTTCAGTTTGCACAGTGCCCTCCTACCCTCTCCACCCAGCCCCCTCATGTCAAAGCAATGTGGAAGGAGATCATGGTGTGCCAAGAACACCCCACCAAGCATGGCCTTGCCTAGGATCCTGCATGCTTGGGACTCGCTGCCGTCCCAGGGCAAGTGGTTTCCCCAGCCATCCCCCATGCGTGGCACAGTCGGGTCCCTCTTTTGCACTGAGGTCACTGTGGGGAAGAGATTGTAGGAAAGCTCCTGGCAAGCACCAAACCTGGAGAAGCTCCTGTCAGCTCTTTCCCCCAGCACCCGCAGCTTTCACTTCCTCCTCACAGGCACACACCcccaccttccccagcccctgtcTGCTCAGCCCCATAACTCTGCAGCCAGCGCTGGCATTTCTGTGGCAGCGGGTGCTGGTTTGGGAGCTCAGGACACCCGGCAGGTGCCAGgcagctcacacacacacttggAGCAGGTGTATCTGCACAGTGTCTGCCAATTGCCTGTCGCTGTCAGTGCCGTTATGGAGCATTTAGCACATGGTGGGGGGTTGGACAACCATTAATTAGGAGCACCTTCAAGCTGTCGCTCCAGCCTTTTGCCAGCCCTGTGGAGTTGCCTGCATAGTGGCCAATCCGTTGCCCATCTCACAGGGATGGTGATGTGCCCACGGTGCTGCTGGAACAGGACAGCCTGGGGATGAGGAGCCCTGTGTCCTGCCCAGGACATAGCCCACCTGTgccccagctctctgcagcacagcagcccccatcctcttccttctctgcctcttgggGTTCCACGAGTTTAGGGTGCCCGGGTGGCGCTCACCAGCACCCCGGGGCTTGATGCAATGTCCAAGAGCCTGTGGTGCTGCACAGGGCCCTGCTGTGGCACTTCCTGTTTTTTGTCAGCCAGACGCCGTGTGTGTTTCCGGCTGTTTTTGAGCTGCTCTGCGGCAGTAACGTGCAGGTTCCCCACCCTCACACCCACAGCAGGGTCCTGGGGCACCTCCAGCTCTGGCCCTGCCCTGACATGCTGCAGGGTTTCCCAGGTGCTGGCGAGTGGCCGTGCTACAGTTGGAGCCAAGGATCCCTATGGCCTCACGGGCTGTAATCTGGCTTTCACCAGATTACAGGGCCACAAATGCCTTAATTAAGACAAGCCTAATTTGCTTAAAGGAGCCCGTTTGTAGTAACCCAATTAAAACAATGTGAGCTGGAGGAATCAAGACCTGCCTTGATCCCCCTGGCAGCCCTCATCAGTCCTGGTGGGTGTTGCACACTGGGGACCCGTCCGCCACCTCTGCCGGGaccctgtgggcagcagggcaggcagtgcTCCATGGAGGGGCTCGGGATGGCTGCAGCCCCCCACGGCACTGCTCCCTGTCTCTCTGGCCTCCCGCCTCCTGCTTCCTCCCAGGACGCCGTCCCTTTGTGTTTTTGACTATAAATGGCACGGCGCCATTGATTGTTTCTGCCGGCACTGCGGCTGGTTGCCATAGCACTGAATATTTTCCTCTTGCCATTTCCCCCCCGTGCAAACGGCCAAGGGAACGGGGCgagccccccggccccggctgcatcctctgcctggctcccagtgccagcacacTGCTCCCCAGTCCCTCGCTCGTGTGTGTCCCGTGTCATCCTGGCCACTggtgtcctgccctgcctgtgtcCGGCAGGGACATGGGGTGACCCCACGGTGCACATGGTGCCCCTGCTGTGCATTCCAGCTTGGCACTGCCCACCCTGAATGAACAATGCTGGGAGATGGACAGGGGACCCTGGGCCAGTGTGGGGATGTCCCTTGGAATCTGGGTGGGTCGTGCCCCACGGTCCAGCTCCCACATCACCTCTTTGTCCCCAGCTACCTGAATGACCTGGAGAGGATAGCCCGTGCTGACTACATCCCCACCCAGCAGGATGTGCTGCGCACCAGGGTGAAGACCACAGGCATTGTGGAAACCCACTTCACCTTTAAGGACCTGCACTTCAAGTATGTCTGACCCCTTTCCCTTTTGCCTTTTTGAGAGCAAAAAGAACCCTTCCTCCCCGTGCTGGGTTGGATTGTGGGTGCACACTGCATGCACTGAGTTCCCCCCACCTCCTGGTTTGCTCATGGTGGGAACTGCTGCCTCAGAGAGCGGAAACCGCTGAAATAGCTGGAACAGCCTCAAAAACACTTCACAGAGCTCAGTGGGTGGATCCAGgctctggggaggaggggacgGGGGAAGGCATCCCTCCTCCCGCTGCCGTGACGCTGCTTCCGCCACAGGAAGAGctctgggcaggagctggggtcTCAGGGTCaggccctggccctgctgcctgtTGGCACCCCGTGGTTGCTTTCCACTGAAAGCCCACAGGAAATAATCAGGGCTCCGGTTTCCGAGGCAAAAAGCTGCCATTGTCCACATCCCGGGGGATTTAGTCCCATGGCAACAGAGCTGATGTCAGAAAGATCTGATGGGGTCCTCTCTGAATGTGGGGGGCTCTCAGGGACCCCGATGCCACCCTGGTGGGATGGAGACACTAGGTCGCACATTGCCAGGGCAGCGCGTGGCAGTGGGGGTGGTCCGAGGGGGATGCAGCATGTCCCGGTGGGGAAGCCTTCCCACCAGCCAGGCAGTTGGCAGTGGACATGGCAGTGGATGTGGAATGCTACTGCTGGGCTCTTCTCCGTGGAGGCAGGGCATCCTCTGCTGCACAGATGGTGCATCGGGATCATCCCTGCGCTGTCGTGGTGCCGCAATCCTGCTGAGCCCACAGGCACTTGGCTCCTCTTGGGCCAAGGTCTCTGGCAAagccctgctgtgcctgctctggAGCAGGTCTCTTGGGAAAATGACACTGACACCCCCTGGGAAAGGtggcctgatcctgccccagctcACGTCAGGGATTTGCTTCGGCTGGGAAATGAGCCTGGACACTGTCCTGGCAACGGGAACAGGGGCAGATCCTCAGTACTGGCAAAATCCCTGGGGCAGAGGCACTGTGCTGTGCCTgcaccagtgctgctgctgctccaggcagctgggaacactgaggcagggaatggggtgAGGGCAGTGGGGCCGGGAGCTGCCATCCATCCCCGCATCGCCTCCCTGCCGCAGGATGTTCGACGTGGGTGGCCAGCGCTCGGAACGGAAGAAGTGGATCCACTGCTTCGAGGGGGTGACAGCCATCATTTTCTGTGTGGCCCTGAGTGCCTATGACCTGGTGCTGGCTGAAGATGAGGAGATGGTGAGTCCTGGGGATGGAACCAGCGCTATGAGCTGTCCCCTCCTTggggggctgagggagcagcCCCTTCTCTGGTGGCCACCAGTGCCCTGGCCAGTGTGGCCCAAGCCTTGCAGGCCATTGACatcccctgcccaggcaggcaggagcgTGGGGAGCAGTGGGGTGGGTGCTGCCTGAGGGTCCCTGCCTGGCTCATGCTGCCATCTCCCCTGCCAGAACCGGATGCATGAGAGCATGAAGCTGTTCGACAGCATCTGCAATAACAAGTGGTTCACAGACACGTCCATCATCCTCTTCCTCAACAAGAAGGACCTCTTTGAGGAGAAGATTGTGCACAGCTCCCTCACCATCTGCTTCCCCGAGTACACAGGTACCACTGGGACTCTTAGTGCCCCCTGCCCTCCTGGCAGGGGCAGTGGGCGGTGTCTTGCCCCAGGCAGGGtagcaggaggtgctggggacagagatGGTGTCTCCCCTGTGCCCAAGGTTGGGGCAGCAACTGGGGTGTGGTGGTGTTTGGGGtgccctgggagatgggagaTGTGGGGGGGACACAACACGAGGGGCAGCTGCCCTGAGGGAGGTTATCTGAAGCTCACTCTGCCTCTGGAGCCTCAATTTGGCAACAGGACTGGCTGTGCAGGGCCGAGCCAAGCCCAAACCCTTTGACGGCTGTGGGCAACTGTGGGGCAGCCCAGTGTCTCTTCTTCCCCAGGGGCCAACAAGTACGATGAGGCAGCCAGCTACATCCAGAGCAAGTTTGAGGACCTGAACAAACGAAAGGACACCAAGGAGATCTACACCCACTTCACCTGTGCCACGGACACCAAGAACGTGCAGTTCGTCTTTGATGCCGTCACTGACGTCATCATCAAAAACAACCTGAAGGACTGTGGTCTCTTCTGAGGGCAGCGCTGCCCAGGTGGGTGGTGGTCTCAGTGGTGGCTCCCCTAATGGGATGGTCATAGACCAtcctccagggatgggctgggcacagcctgccAGCTGCAGGCTGCCCTGTCCCCCGGCCCTCCCCTGCTCACAACCTCTCTCCCCTAGGAGCTGCAAAGGAAGGACCACGCCATCTCCCACTCCTGCTTCTCTTCGGATTCATCCCTCCGCCCCCACCCCATAAAGAGACTTTTTGAGTGCCAGCACGGTGGCAGGGCCGATGTACCCCCTGCTGCACGAGCTTGCTCCCCACcttttgtcctcctcctcgccgGCGTCGCCCTTCCAGGGAAGACAAGGTTTTAATCTTGGTTTGTACCCCCTGAACCGTTCCAGCCCCCACTTCATTCACTCCGAGCCCTGGCGCTCTCACTGTTTACATTGCAAGTGTTGGTGGCACGGGGGGCACACCTTGGGGATGCCCATCCAGCCACAAACACGACCGATGACATTCCTTTTAGTaaaccagaaaagaaagaagaaagaaaaaaagaaaaaaaaaaaaacacaacaacaaaaccaaacccaaaaccatgcaaaaaaaaaaacacaccacACCAGTTGGGGCCAGGTTACCTTTTAAAGAAACCTTTTTACCAAACTATTTAAAAGCATCAAGTGCTACGTGGTGGCGGCATCCTCCGTGGCCAGCCCACCCCCCAACCGCGTGCCTTGGGGGGGAGGGTCTGCACCCCACCCCGCCTCGCTGCCCCCATCCCGACAGGCAGCTCAGGcaggagggtgggcagggggtgcTGCCCACTGCCTCTATCCCCCCCCTCTTTCTAAGCCTAGTTTTTAGGGCTAGCTGTTGCGTTGGGCGAGGAGAGCCCGCTGTACAGAGCAGAGCCCGCTGTACAGAGCggcccccgctgtcccccccagcccagggggGACCCTCCAGCCGGTGCCTGCGGCCTCGCTTTTCCCACAGGATGTTTTACCGAATTGTTCACATggtttgaaataataaaatgtagaaaggaaaaaagaaagagaaaaattacataTACCGAAACGCCCTGTGTGACATGGGAGTGGGCAGGGGGGCTTCACCTCTATGGGAGGGCTGGGGTCGTCCCCGAGGGTGGGAGAGGGTCACAAATTAGGCTGACATCCCCCTGGGGTTGTGGGAGGTGAGGGCAGTGGTGGGACCCTGGGGGGTGTAGCCtggatgctgctgcagggctgagccccaCCCCGAGGGGCTGTGGGTTGGGGGGGAACAAACACATGATCATCCCCTggctctgcagtgccaggatGGTGGCACCGAGGGAGCCCCAGTATCACACAGTCCCTGGGGGACCCCCAGTGCCCAGGAACAGCCAGTGACCTGTagcccagcacccccagcttcAGAGGgcacccaggaccccccagcACCTCTCAGCTCCAAGGGGTACCAGGGACTCCCAGCACCAAGGGGCACCCAGAAACCCCCCAGTTTCCCCCGTGCCAAGGGTCATCTGGGGACCCCCAGCACCTCTCAGCTCTAAAGGGaacccagggacaccccaggatCCCTCAAGTACCTAGGGacacccaggacccccaaacACCCCTCTTCTGCAAGGGGTACTCAAGGACCCTCAGCACCCAAGGGAACCCCAGTACCCCACAGCTCTGAGGGCTACCCAGGGACCTGCAGCACCCAAAAGTATCCAGCGCCCTGTAGCATCCAGGGTCGCCCAGGTACCCGCAGGACCTCGAGCCCCGAAGATGCCCAGCAGAACTGGGGCCCCCACAGTGCTGACTGGTGGGAGAGTTGGTGGGGAGTGGGAGTGAGATTGTGTCCTTCTCACGCCCCTCCCCTCTTCACCAGGTGTGGCTTTGGAGCTGAGCAGGTCAAATCCTGGGGGTTTGGGACAAGAGGAGATGGTTGTGGAGGTGGGATGGGagcagcagcggggctgggCCCCAGGAGAgggggtgcagggctggggctcagaACAGCCCGCAGTCCTTGAGGTTCTCCTTGATGATGATGTCAGTGACGGCGTCGAAGACGAACTTGACGTTCTCGGTATCGGTGGCGCAGGTCATGTGGGAGTAGATCTCCTTCACGTCCCGCCGCATGTTCAGCTCCAGGAACTGCAGCTTGATGTAGTTGCCCGCATCGTCGTAGGTGTTGGGACCTGGTGGCAGTGAGCGGGGGTCCCCTCCCAGGATGGTGTCTCCCCCCAGGGTGCGGGCCCAGCATCACCCAGTGCTCCCTCGGGTGGGCAAACCTTGCGTGGTCCCTCAGCAAGGCTCATGTGGCACCACTTGCATGGGATGCTGAGGACACCTGGTGGGGGACTCCTGCGAGGTGGTGGCACCCGaccctccaccagcaccccacTACCACCAGTCACTGCCGCACTCACCATCATAGTCGGGGAAGCAGATGCTGAGATGGGCCTTCTTGATCTTCTCCAGGAAGACGTCCTTCTTGTTGAGGAAGAGGACGATGGAAGTGGTGGCGAAGTAGCGGTGGTTGCAGATGCTGTTGAAGAGGTGCAGGCTCTCGTGCATGCGGTTCTGTGGACGGACACAGCCCCATGGTGATGCCCACATCATGATGGGGACAAAGCAGAGAGGGTGTGAGGTGGTGAGCCTTCCTCACCACTTCATCATCCTCCACCAGGACCATGTCGTAGGCGCTGAGGGCCGCGATGAAGATGATGCAGGTCACCCCCTCAAAGCAGTGGATCCACTTCTTTCGCTCTGAGCGCTGTCCGCCCACATCGAACATCCtgggcaggacaagggaggGTCAGCATCCCCcactccctgcccagcccctggcaccaGCCCTCCCTGGGGGCCTGGCCCCCACCTGAAATTGAGGTCTTTGAAGGAGAACTGGGTCTCGATGATGCCGGTTGTCTTGACACGGGAACGCAGCACGTCCTGTTCTGTGGGGACGTAGCCGGGGGTCACCAGGCGCTCCAGGTCTGACAGGTAGCTGGCCAGGCACGTGGTGGGCATGAGACATGGGTTGGAACCCCCCTGATGCCTCCTCCACCCGTACTCCCCGACCCCACGTACTAGCCCGCAGAGTCATTGAGCTGGTACTCGGAGGCGCGGTCGAAGCAGGCTTGGATGCCCGAGTCCTTCCAGAGCCGCCCGATGATTTCTGACATCTCCTTGGGCATGGTCCCTTCCTCGATGGTGTCCGAGAGGTGCAGCAGCTTACGGGCATCATCCTACAAGGGAGAGGGGTTCAGTGGGGCCTGGGGGCTGGGGAGAACCCCTGCCCAACAGGGAATGCTCCTCACCTGGCGAGCCGTGTCCCCGTACTGGATGCTGAGGGTGGTCATGGCCCGCACGATGGCCAGCATGGACTGGAGTGTGTTGCTGTAGATGATGGCGATGAACTCCAGGCATTCCTCCAGCGAGTAACCGTCCTGGTGGATGATCCTGGCCGGGGAAGATCACAGgcatggggctgagctgggtgcCATGGAGCTGAGCCACACGATGGATGCACCCCACGGCTGTGGCATGGGGTGGAGTCAGGCGCAGTGGGATGGGGCACCCCATGGCTGCAGCGTGGGACAGACACCTTCCAGTGACCCCCCCTTGGCACTTACTTCATCTGCTTGACGATGGTGCTCTTCCCGGACTCCCCTGCTCCTGAGGGGACAAAACACGGGTCACAGTGGTGCCCATGCCTTGGGCACTCCCAGCTGGGCCCCGTGCTGGCCCACTGGGAATCCTGGTGCCTGACATGGCTGCGGGCACAGTGGATTTTGCCAGGTCCACAGCTCAGGGTGTGCAGGGGGATTACCAGTGGCATTAACAGTGGTGCCAGTGGCATTAAGGTAAGGCTGAGCTGCTGCGTCTAATGGGATCTGCAGCGGATCAGCCAGGGACACTGTCAGGAGCCCAAGGGAGGGGTTGGGGACATGGTGGCATTGCAACCCCACCACCCACCACACAATGCCCCAAACCTGTGGATGTGTCATGGGCCAGACTGTGAGGACACTGATGTCACCCATGGCCCCACCACATACACGACACCCCAGTCCTCAGGCACCACTGGGGgactgggaaggactgggagggACACATAGGACAAGGGGGCTTTAGGGACAGACACAGGGTGATGGTATAGGCTGCATGGGGGTCTCTAGGAGGGTGGGGCAGGGGTGCTGACGGGGTGGGGTGCTGGTAGGTAGTGTTGGTGAAGGCTCTTAAGATAGGTTGGTTGGGGTTGGGGGTCCTGGGAGTGGGGGGATATTAGGTGGGCTGGTTGGGTCCAGGGATACATGGAAACCAGGGGATCTTAGGGTGGATCTTAGGATCTTAGGATCTCATCTCCTTGTTGAGCTGGTCTGTTGCATTTGGGGTGCCTGGTAGGGGGTGTTGAGCAAGTTGTGATGAGCTAGCTTaggggatcctgggaatgggggggcTGTTGGGGTGGCTGATTGGGTTTGGGGTgctgagggagagaggaaaacattGGGTGGGCTTTCGGGGGTGAGTGGTTGGTTTCAGCAGTGCTATGGGGTTCAGAGGACTGCTAGAGTGGGCTGACTGGGTTTAGGGGTGCTTAGGAGCAGGGGCCTGGGGAATGTTGGACTGGTTGGGTTTAGAGTGGGGTCAGGGAAACTTTGGGTGGTTTATTGGGGAggggttggttgtttttagGGATGCCTGGGAATGGGAGGCTGTTGGGGGCACTCCTGGGTTGTGCTGGTTTGGTTTAAAGGTGCTGGAGGCACCAGGGAAATATTGGGTGGGCTCTTGAGATGGGGAGGTAGGGTTTAGGGCTGCCTGAGAATGGGGGTGATGTTGGGGTGGGCTGCTTGGTTTTAAGGGTCCTGGGTGAATCAGGGGAGTGTTGAGTGAACTGTGAGGGTGGGCTGCTTGGGTTTGGGGGTCCATCCAAGGGCCAAGGGAATGCTGGATTGGCTGGTTGGGTttgggggcagctgtggggtgTGCTGGTTGGGTTGAGGGGTGCTGGTTGGGTTGAGGGGTGCTGGTAGGGTCCAGGGGTGGACTGGGTGGGCTGCTAGGGTAAGATGCACAAAGGATAGGTACGTCCCCCAGGGTATTGTCTCCCCCttacccagcagcagcagcttgacCGTCCTGGCATCCTTCTCAGCATCTTCCTTGAGCTTCTTCTCCAGCTCTCGGGAATGCTTCTCCTCGGCACTGGCCCCGGCTCCCATCCTCAGCCCCGCGGCCCTGTGCTTCACCACTCGCTCCTTGGAGGTCAGCACCAAGACGGGCAACGAGCTCCAGCCCCCCGCCGCCTCCAGCGCTCGCTCCCGGTGCCTGCCGCGGCCACCGCCACCACCGTCCACCCGGTGTGCCACAAGGACGGGGCCAAGGTCACGGGGAGCCGCCTTCCGGGGGGCTGCGCTCAGCACCCGGGGCTTAAGCTGCCCCCCCCCGATAAACCCCCTTCAATCTGCAGCGGGCTGAGCTCAGCAATCCCGTGGTTCCCGGTGTCAGCGCTTCTGCCGAGGGGGCCCAGCCCGACCAGCCCCCGGCTTTGCCTCCACCCTGGGGCTAGGGCAGTGACCTGGCCACCCTGAGGATGTGGGACCCctacccagctccagctctgctgtggacCCCAGGGGTTTGGAACTGGGGACTGGGATGGTGTGTCTGCTGGGGTCTGGTCACAGTGGGAGTAAATGTCCCCTTTGTCCCCATCTCTTCTGGTCATCCACCCTGCTCTGGACCAGTGCCCACTGTCCCACCCCAGTAagccatcccagtgtccccaggggcACTCCCCACAGTGATAGAAGGTCAGCCTCAGTCACCACACCCTGTGTCTCCAGGAACCCTTCCAGAACCCTCCACTAATGTCCCCATGCCTCCCGGGTTCACTTCTTAGTGCACCCAGGCACCCACCAGTGcactcccagtgccaccatgcCAGCTCAGTGTAACCTCCGCAGCGTCCCCAGGCCTTCCAGCAACACCTGCACAATGTCCTCAGGGACACCCGCATACCCTCCCCAAGGTTTCCAAAGCCCTCCCAGTAACACTCCCCAGTGACTACAGAAGaaaccccagtgtccccaagcAATTCCCATTCCTGCGTGGGGGCCATGTCCCCCCCAgtccaaaaaaaccctgccCAACGTCCAGGGACACTGCAGTGCCACCTCTGTGTTAGCAGCCCAACCGCAGTGAGCCCCCCACAGTGGCTCTGGGTCCCTCAGTGTgccttcccagtgcccccctcctatgtccccagtgccccccactGCCATCGTGGCCACCCCAGCAAAACTGAGTATCCCCACGGACACCGCAGTGTCTCCCCACCTCCGGTGGCTCCAGGCCTTGCCAGGActcccccagtgaccccagtacagcccagtgcCGCTGTGTCCCCCCATCTGTCCCCAGTGCCGCTGTGTCCCCCCATCTGTCCCCAGcgctcccctcccctctccgcGGCTCTCCTGCAGCGCCTCGCTCGGCCGCCAGAGGGCGGAAGCGCCCAGCGCagctcccagtacagcccagtgctcccagtacagcccagtgcTCCCGGTACAGCCCAGCGCagctcccagtacagcccagtgctcccagtacagcccagtgTCCCCGGTACAGCCCAGCGCagctcccagtacagcccagtgctcccagtatagtccagtgctcccagtacagcccagtgcagctcccagtacagcccagtactcccagtacagcccagtgcTCCCGGTAcagcccagtgctcccagtacagcccagtgcAGCTCCCAGTACcgcccagtgctcccagtacagcccagtgcagctcccagtacagcccagtgctcccagtacagcccagtgcagctcccagtacagcccagtgctcccagtacagcccaaTGCAGCTCCCAGTACcgcccagtgctcccagtacagcccagtgcagctcccagtacagcccagtgctcccagtacaggACAGTGCCCCCAGTATGGCCCTGAAAACCCCCACTATagcccagtgctcccagtacagccctGCACAACCCCAGTACAGCCCAAGGCTCCCAGTACAGCCCTGAGCACCCCTGGTACAGCCTTGCACCACACCAATACAGCCCAGCACCCTCCGGTacagcccagtgcccccagtacAGCATTGCACCACCCCCAGCACAGCATCGCACCACCCCCAGtacagctctgcactgctgctgctctgctctgctctgcaccccACCAGTGCACCCAGTACtgaccccagcacagcctcagcacCTCCAGTGCTCACACCAGTGCCTCTCAAgactgcccagagcagcccagtACCCCCTCCTATACCCCAATACTGAACAGAGTGCCCCGGtacagcccagcactgcccactaCAACCCCAGCCACCCCTATAGAACTATTACCAGTACCCTACCAGTGCTACCAGTACCAAGTACCAGCTCCTACTACCAAATACTAATGCCTCAGTACTTCTCCTGGTGCTCCCAGTACTGCCCAGTACCAACCTCCAGTGTTCCCAGTACTACCCCCAGGGCCTTTCAGCACTGACCCCAGTGCCTCCAGGAACTACTCAGAGGAGCTTGGTACCGTGCCCATACCAACCAAAGTGCTTTCAGTGTCATCCACTACCACCCTCAGTGCCCTCTGTAAAgtctctccctgctccatgccCCCAGTACCACCACGTACCAGCTCCCAGTACCATTTCCTAGTGCTCCAGTACTTTCCCGTGCCCCCAGTACTGGACTCtgagtgctcccagtgccttcAGCAACACCCGGTGCTGGCGGCCAGCCACCAGCCCAGCACAGTGTACCCCAACACCCAGCAGTACCACCCACTACCGCcacctccccacagcccctgccctgtcccccagcACCAGTGGCCCAGGGCTCCCCCAGGGGAGCCCTGGCAGGGCTCAGGGGATTATGTGGTGGGGGCCAGGTCCATCCCCTACAGAGCACACGCAAGCGCCCGCCTCTGTCCCAAAGCCAGTGTTTATTTGGGAGTGCCCccggctgcagcagggagcactTACTTAG
This genomic window contains:
- the GNAI2 gene encoding guanine nucleotide-binding protein G(i) subunit alpha-2 codes for the protein MGCTVSAEDKAAAERSRMIDKNLREDGEKAAREVKLLLLGAGESGKSTIVKQMKIIHEDGYSEEECRQYKAVVYSNTIQSIMAIIKAMGNLQIDFGDSSRADDARQLFALSSTAEEQGVMPEDLANVIRRLWADNGVQACFNRSREYQLNDSAAYYLNDLERIARADYIPTQQDVLRTRVKTTGIVETHFTFKDLHFKMFDVGGQRSERKKWIHCFEGVTAIIFCVALSAYDLVLAEDEEMNRMHESMKLFDSICNNKWFTDTSIILFLNKKDLFEEKIVHSSLTICFPEYTGANKYDEAASYIQSKFEDLNKRKDTKEIYTHFTCATDTKNVQFVFDAVTDVIIKNNLKDCGLF
- the GNAT1 gene encoding guanine nucleotide-binding protein G(t) subunit alpha-1 — translated: MGAGASAEEKHSRELEKKLKEDAEKDARTVKLLLLGAGESGKSTIVKQMKIIHQDGYSLEECLEFIAIIYSNTLQSMLAIVRAMTTLSIQYGDTARQDDARKLLHLSDTIEEGTMPKEMSEIIGRLWKDSGIQACFDRASEYQLNDSAGYYLSDLERLVTPGYVPTEQDVLRSRVKTTGIIETQFSFKDLNFRMFDVGGQRSERKKWIHCFEGVTCIIFIAALSAYDMVLVEDDEVNRMHESLHLFNSICNHRYFATTSIVLFLNKKDVFLEKIKKAHLSICFPDYDGPNTYDDAGNYIKLQFLELNMRRDVKEIYSHMTCATDTENVKFVFDAVTDIIIKENLKDCGLF